In one Nicotiana sylvestris chromosome 8, ASM39365v2, whole genome shotgun sequence genomic region, the following are encoded:
- the LOC138875126 gene encoding uncharacterized protein encodes MSQLQQKLDMIGQLRGEVDQVRAKCNEWKAKIDTLVVAKNDALAKVLALEVQLRNAQGSNLVQAGSIAELEADLAKAKARVVEVRAEANEIQAKVDKTVAIYLKDVVDAQMELRGGGETLEEVHAKGFDLSEEIKQAKADEADAKFVLSSDDDDDVEDDEGEEIAEEATPREEDGPGEVTSPGGNALWCR; translated from the exons ATGTCTCAGCTGCAACAAAAGCTTGATATGATTGGGCAACTCCGGGGCGAGGTAGATCAAGTTCGAGCCAAGTGCAATGAATGGAAAGCAAAGATAGACACCCTCGTTGTGGCTAAAAATGATGCACTAGCGAAGGTATTGGCCCTCGAGGTTCAACTTCGGAATGCCCAAGGGAGCAACTTGGTTCAAGCTGGCAGCATAGCCGAGCTCGAGGCTGATCTTGCGAAGGCCAAGGCCAGAGTTGTGGAAGTCCGGGCCGAAGCCAATGAAATACAAGCCAAGGTCGACAAGACGGTGGCCATCTATTTGAAGGATGTTGTTGATGCTCAGATGGAGttaagggggggggg GGAGACCCTCGAAGAGGTTCATGCTAAGGGCTTCGACCTCTCCGAGGAGATAAAGCAAGCTAAGGCAGATGAGGCTGATGCCAAATTTGTCCTTTCCTCCGATGATGATGACGATGTCGAAGATGATGAAGGGGAGGAAATTGCCGAAGAGGCTACCCCCAGGGAAGAGGATGGTCCCGGGGAAGTGACAAGTCCGGGAGGGAATGCCCTCTGGTGTAGGTAg